In Vanessa atalanta chromosome 3, ilVanAtal1.2, whole genome shotgun sequence, one genomic interval encodes:
- the LOC125077059 gene encoding secretion-regulating guanine nucleotide exchange factor encodes MNPVVEIWTWGANSHGQLALDLTCEQIDKPTKLQTEFYDKIKQIACGGAHSVLLDSQGKLFSCGWNSKKQLAHKTEVYTFSRIWRLSGITFTNIACGWDFSCGVTDEHYLFVWGSNSHGQLGLPKDHFGEYVEPIRLQLNVCAISMGLRHTAMINSKGEVWTTGCGRHGQLGLGENTLNSDRFQKVPKLTKISHIACGQNHTVGWCSEENALYVWGDNRHGQLLLNSQEYKKIFTPQKIDISVRKEVKKLLSGWTNVLLWLHDGSLLTWGRNNKAQLGTDAEFSGKIFNIKLPDDRQVEDVALGSEHTLCMATDKTIWAWGWNEHANTGLPCTEEFIRCPTQVPIETKSKIKQIFAGGAHNFVVIDYDLE; translated from the exons atgaaTCCTGTTGTTGAAATATGGACATGG GGTGCTAACTCTCATGGCCAATTGGCACTCGATCTAACCTGTGAACAAATAGATAAGCCTACTAAATTGCAAACAGAATTTTATGACAAGATTAAGCAAATAGCCTGTGGTGGCGCACATTCCGTCTTGTTAGACAGTCAGGGAAAGCTTTTTTCATGTGGGTGGAATTCTAAAAAACAACTGGCACATAAAACGGAAGTATATACGTTTAGTCGCATATGGCGTTTAAGTGGTATCACATTTACAAATATAGCATGTGGATGGGACTTTAGTTGTGGTGTCACAGATGAACATTACTTATTTGTATGGGGCTCCAATAGTCATGGTCAGCTAGGTTTACCTAAAGATCATTTCGGAGAATATGTGGAACCCATTAGGCTCCAACTTAATGTGTGTGCGATTTCCATGGGATTGAGACATACAGCGATGATTAATTCAAAAGGAGAGGTTTGGACAACTGGCTGTGGCAGGCATGGCCAACTGGGATTAGGTGAAAATACTCTAAATTCAGATAGATTTCAAAAAGTACCTAAATTAACCAAAATATCTCACATTGCTTGTGGACAGAATCATACAGTAGGATGGTGCTCGGAAGAAAATGCTTTGTATGTTTGGGGTGATAATAGGCATGGTCAGCTGTTGCTTAATTCCCAagaatataagaaaattttTACACCACAGAAAATTGATATAAGTGTAAGGAAAGAAGTGAAAAAGCTTTTAAGTGGTTGgactaatgttttattatggTTGCACGATGGGTCGCTGCTTACGTGGGGAAGGAACAACAAGGCACAACTTGGGACGGATGCTGAATTTTCTggaaagatttttaatattaaattaccag ATGACAGGCAAGTAGAGGATGTTGCATTAGGTTCTGAACATACCTTGTGCATGGCTACTGATAAAACTATTTGGGCTTGGGGTTGGAATGAACATGCAAACACAGGATTACCCTGCACTGAAGAGTTTATAAGGTGTCCTACTCAAGTACCAATTGaaacaaagtcaaaaataaaacaaatatttgctgGAGGGGCCCACAATTTTGTAGTAATAGACTAtgatttagaataa